The DNA segment tatctaaggcatcacttttacctttgtagcagttgacctgtgctgctacaccagtcattgggtatgactccttcgtgaaccATCTGATTTAAAATAcaagtgactagaccataacccacaccaccagatattttaagcatctcagcagtgattcctgatgggccaggggctttccctgtcttcatatccttaattgctttatctaccaaggtactgttgatttggatagctggtctctcaattgggtcaacatttggtagactcttctcctcccattcattctccacattcaacagTCTTCCATAAAGGCATTTCCAAGTCTCttcctttgcagaatcattaaatgcaagtgcaccatcatccatgcagacacatttctttcCTATGACATCACGATTTTCTCTTACACaatgtcttgcaatccaaaacacttcagtttaTTGGTCCTCTTTAAACTTCCAAATCCGTCTTTTctagattggtctgcttcttggcatccttctggctgGAGTCTAAAATCACTAATGACTACTCTGTgctggggagtacattcttcaccagggagggtctttgtatttaagagcaaccatgcatcctgctgtctggtgagaatgtaatcgATCTGGCTATCACAGTCACCTGATTGGGAAGTTATTAAGTGGTTGGTTGTCTTCCTGATGTCGGTGTTGCAGATCAAtgggttatttgcatcacagaactccaataGCCTTGCACATTCTTCATTTCGGGGGCACCTATTCCCTGGCTCCTATGgacaccatggaagataccaggtTGCCGTCCGACATACCCATTGAAATCTCCAGTCACAAAGATGAGATCATTGCTCTGGTACCTGGCAATTCACTgctattaaaagaaaatgatttattgTATGATTGTGGTTTTCATTCCTGGGCCAggtaatgtgttgtgttcttgagcaaagcacttcattccacattgctccagtccactcagttggtgTCCTACCCAGAGAGGGATATGTACATcggagaaaccaggaaactggccccgTACTCCTTACGGACTAATGTGGACTAACCTGCTTCTTAATTCACTTCCTCTTCGTGTGGTGgcactgtttgttgttgttgttgttgttgttttaaaccCTCAGTCATCTTTGAGCTAAGAACTCTGCTAACACAGGCAATCTAATCatggccatcccatctttttttaatttttttcagtgtATCTGAGACTGTGTTATTAAATGtcaccattctttttttttcttttcttttttgataagATATGGTTTAAAGGAGATTTAGTTACTTTTTCTTGTAGGGCAAATGACTGAGCACAAACTCCATACAGATATCAGTAACAGTGGTTCTCCAGTAGAGGCTTGTCACCAGAAATGTCAAAGGCCTAGCTCCATGGATTGTGCTTTGCAAAGCAGGTCCCCATGCAACCTTTAACTTCTCATAGGGTCACCTACAGGGATTAAAGAAGAATTTAACAGTGGCCCATGTGTCACAGTTTCTTCTCTGTCGTTCCCCAGTCCCTGGAGCAGAATGTCATAAGGGCCACCCTTATGACATACAGAGGTCATAAGAGCTGCTGTTCTTTGACTGAAGTAAGAGAAGTCCTTATAACTTCCAAAGGACAATCCCAAGTCCTGCTGTAATTTTGACTctgaaaaatatttgagaaaatctGTATAGCTGAGTAGATAGAGAGTGAAACTAGTGAGGGAGAGTAAGCTGTGTAGATGAAAGGTGTGGGCTGCAAGAAGtggagagagaggcaaagagatGAGGATGGTAGTAAGATAGttatatacaactagcagtatcgcccggcgttgctcgggtttgtaagggaaataactatataagcatttttagagagttactttccttagccatttctgttttggtgtcttcaagccatgaagtcgttgttctaaaagaacactggtctccttgacaacactttacgacgttgatttccttacactcccttccccacagcttcacaagggagggaagaagggggagaagcaaacaggtgcaggtgtgaccatggacgccaactccgccgccatcgacacacgaaaaattatgcattaaaatggaataaaaaatgatattaaattatttttaaaatcgtagactcatcgtagacatgcgctaatactTAGGcaagctcgatatgaatcacgactataagatacccgaatttggttaaactgcaccgcaaaatgtgggagtagttaggaatctaaatcgaaggggacagacactcacacaactacagttttatatatatagatattagacaGAGAAGGGTGAAgagagtcacatatatatatagagagaggaaggggTTAGTATTAGATGTATGGGTAGAGCGGGGtgagtattagatatatatataggcaaagggaaagagagagctgGGAAGAGAGTCATACAAACTTTTAAAGAAAAAGTTGGGGAAAAGAGCCAAGGGCAAAAGGAGAGAAGTGGATGcagaggcaaagagagagagagaggggaaggataAGATTTACAGAGAAAATATTAATGAGGTTCCCTTCATTGTGAATATCTTTTAAATGctgttatatttctatattccagCACAATGTGCCACAGCACTGCTCTGCTACCAATGTCAAAGCAATTTCACTCACTCAGACTGCGAAAATAATCTTAAACTAAAAGAATTTGTAGTGAATTGTAAGGATTCCTACTGTGCTGTGGAGAGCCTATATATTGATGGTAAGGCTGTTAGCTTTACTAAACAAGGAAAATTGAAATCTTTCAAATACTACCTTCTTCAATTTATTAAtatctggatcttttccttttgaacggcagttttcaacacaatttctagttaactaaacacttttaaacttcatatactggtagaatgtgtcaaaataaaacatttttttctcatggctttcttgagaaaattgtaatttgtaagtttaacgtagtttaattttttgaattttaaccaatcctatcgcctctattgagctaaaatcatttgctgcgtctaaaactgagacaacatcctgtcacttttatgtttatgttcagagagcgtgtgtataaaattatagaatcattttgtttgttaattgtttaaattattttccattgctttcgttttagcctttcatttttttttttcttaagcaatggaaaatagtttaaacaatactcgtgtatctcaaaacaaaaacaaaacaaataattttagacacacgcgtaacaattaaattaatttaacaattaataaaaaaaaaacgaaaggctaaaatttagggttagtgttagtgttagggttagtgttagggttagtgacaggggctagggttagggttagtgacaggatgttgtctcagttttagacgcagcaaatgattttagctcaatagaggcaattgattggttaaaattcgaaaaattaaactacgttaaacttacaaattacaattttctcaagaaagccaagagaaaaaatgttttattttgacacattctaccagtatatgaagtttaaaagtgtttagttaactagaaattgtgttgaaaactgccgttcaaaaggaaaagatcctaatatCTTTCTTTTTAAGGTATAATAGACAcatggatggctggatggtaATAAGCCAGTTTTTTAataatgtggtcttgggttcagtcccactgcttggcaacttgaGCCAGTGTCTTTTCACTATAGCCCtgagtcaaccaaagctttgtgagtggatttcagagatggaaactgaaagaaggcattGTATATTTGCaatggcctctctctctctgagagtgaaaggtagattgcatGATGCTTATGTATGAACAGTTATGCTCCAAGGTAGTGAGATATGGGCCCTAAATGAAGACAACATGCATAGACTTGGGAGGAATGAAGTTGGAATGCTTTGaaggatgtgcaacatcagtgtacaTGTATGACAAGGTgcaaatgtgctgagagaaaagttgaacatgAACGAAATTAGAGGCAGCTTGCAAAAgaaaagacaacattggtttgggtgtgtgatgcatatggatgaagacgtaagtatgtatgaatggatgctTTTCTTTGAGTTTATTTCTGAATTACGAGAGTTCctgatgtttgtaaatatgtggttgagttggagTGTTGGTCGAACTGTCGATGCCTAcactcaagtgtgtgtgtgtattcacctaAAGAATCTCAAGACTGAGAATCTTTGGAAAGTCTTACAAATCTTCCCTGTGCcattaatagattggatttgagGAATccacatcagtttcttttgcactTTCTTCAAAAAAACCTAGCATTTCAAggttttgtatgtacatatgtatgtatgtatgtatgcaggaggacttaaacgacatgcaaagatacatgaagcccagttacaactacagccagctattaccggtaaaggttttagttgccaattctgtacaagacattgtagatctttagctgggctaaaaagtcacattcgatcacagaaCCAGTAACagctaagcttcgtgcaatggccatactcgataacgaggaggtagccataatgtattatgtatgtatgtttgtatatgtatgtatatgtatgtatgtatgtatgtatatatgtatgtatgtatgtgtgtgggtatgcatgtatatacgtatgtatgcatgcatgtatgtagttgtgtaaTTATGTTATGGACAGTCTATTTTTATTTAACATTGTCAATCTTTTACAAAATGCTTTCCACCTTTGATATTCCAGGTAAAACAAACATATTCAGCAGACACTGTAGCAATGGAAGCATGACAATTGCTAACAATCCCAAGATGAAGCACCTTAATGCTGAGACCAACATCACTGTGTATGCACGCAGAAAGGGAGCAGTGGTTGCTGCTTCCATCTGCAACAAAGACTACTGCAATGGCCCAGCAAACACCTCCCCAAAACTACGTCTACAATTTTCCCTTAttattctctctatttctctcttctacACTTTTCTTTCATTCGCTTCATTTAACACTTTAAACAGTCATCACAATTAATTGTATTGCcacctgtgtgtttgtttgtgtgtgtgtgtgtgtgtgtgtgtgtgtgtgtgtgtgtgtgtgtgtgtgtgcacatgcacgtgtgtgtataggtagatagatagatagacaaatagataggtagacaggcagacagacagatagatatattatacatattaatttactcttttacttgtttcagtcatttgactgcagccatgctggagcaccacctttagtcgaccaagtcgaccccaggacttattctttgtaagcctagtacttattctattggtctcttttgccgaaccgctaagttacagggacataaacaccccagcatcagttgtcaagcgatgttggggtggacaaacacagaaacacaaacacacacacacacacatatatatatatatatacgacgggcttctttcagtttccatctaccaaatccactcacaaggctttggtcagccagagactatagtagaagacacttgcccaaggtgccacgcagtgggactgaacctggaaccatgtggttggtaagcaagctacataccacacagccactcctacgcccatacatatatgcgcctgcgcatatatgtatgtatgtaagaaaattcatttaattgTTCTCATTATTTGTAAAAACATATACGTCTCATTTTCTCCATAGATCTTAATCAGGAGAATGGTATCTACCATCGTATTTCAATGTTCCCTGAGTGTTATGCTTTATATACCAACtccaaattatttcatttcacgTCTTTTTCACTCCTTTCCCTCACTTCTTCAAAAGTATTTTTTGGCAGAAAtaacagaaattaataaaatgattttcaaaCTGCATTGAATGGCTTTCTCAAActgaattttacacacacacacatttatataaagcatttcatgttgctccagtccactcagcaggtaaACA comes from the Octopus sinensis linkage group LG26, ASM634580v1, whole genome shotgun sequence genome and includes:
- the LOC115224715 gene encoding uncharacterized protein LOC115224715; translation: MDVRTSSTLWLLFLTTQCATALLCYQCQSNFTHSDCENNLKLKEFVVNCKDSYCAVESLYIDGKTNIFSRHCSNGSMTIANNPKMKHLNAETNITVYARRKGAVVAASICNKDYCNGPANTSPKLRLQFSLIILSISLFYTFLSFASFNTLNSHHN